One genomic region from Magallana gigas chromosome 3, xbMagGiga1.1, whole genome shotgun sequence encodes:
- the LOC105322126 gene encoding serine/threonine-protein kinase H1 homolog → MGCMSSKLVPEGPGNQSVVQVYNNERNRDYHRNPHQKHSKDPRDSVGPPADGQNGQRNNRKVKKYRDKFDPRVTAKYDIKALIGRGNFSKVVRVEHRVTKQPYAIKMLDRVQGREVFESEVAVLRRVKHNYIIQLIEVFETKDKVYMVMELATGGELFDRIIAKGSFSEKDATRVLTMVLDGVKYLHGLGITHRDLKPENLLYYHPGHDSKIMITDFGLSATKKGADQFMRTTCGTPEYIAPEIIARKPYTCQVDMWAVGVITYILLSGTMPFDDENKTRLYRLILKAKYSYAGEHWKDVTPFAKEFIDRLLIVDPDQRMTSDEALNHQWLTNANAAGSKNLHRTISQNLIHRQSIRSSKSAKSTRSTKSNKSNRSGRSLRSEHRRVMPEEIDELLRDPEVQADLMSIG, encoded by the exons ATGGGTTGTATGAGTTCCAAACTGGTGCCCGAGGGCCCGGGGAATCAATCAGTCGTACAAGTCTATAACAATGAGCGCAACAGAGATTATCACAGGAATCCACATCAGAAGCATTCTAAGGACCCACGGGATTCTGTCGGTCCCCCCGCGGACGGACAGAACGGACAGAGGAATAACCGAAAAGTGAAAAAGTATCGTGATAAGTTTGATCCACGAGTGACGGCCAAATATGATATAAAGGCATTAATTGGAAGGGGCAACTTTAGTAAAGTTGTCCGAGTTGAACATAGGGTGACCAAGCAGCCCTATGCAATAAAAATGCTGGACAGAGTGCAAGGGAGGGAAGTTTTCGAATCGGAGGTAGCGGTCCTTCGACGAGTTAAACACAATTACATCATTCAGTTAATTGAAGTTTTCGAAACGAAGGATAAAGTGTACATGGTTATGGAATTAGCAACTGGTGGAGAATTATTTGACCGTATCATTGCAAAAGGTTCCTTTAGTGAAAAGGATGCTACAAGGGTACTAACAATGGTTTTAGATGGTGTGAAATACTTACATGGATTAGGTATTACTCACAGAGATTTGAAACCAGAAAATTTACTCTATTATCATCCGGGTCATGATTCAAAAATTATGATTACTGACTTTGGTCTTAGTGCTACCAAAAAAGGAGCGGATCAGTTCATGAGAACCACGTGTGGTACACCCGAATACATTGCACCCGAAATTATTGCCAGGAAACCTTACACATGCCAAGTGGACATGTGGGCAGTTGGAGTGATAACATACATATTGCTCAGTGGAACAATGCCTTTCGATGATGAGAACAAAACAAGATTGTATCGGCTCATCCTCAAAGCAAAATACAGCTATGCCGGGGAG CATTGGAAGGATGTGACGCCATTCGCTAAAGAATTCATTGATAGACTTCTTATCGTTGACCCCGACCAAAGAATGACCTCAGACGAGGCTCTGAATCACCAATGGCTAACGAATGCTAACGCCGCCGGCAGCAAAAACCTCCACCGTACGATTAGCCAAAATCTCATTCATCGTCAGTCTATCCGAAGCTCCAAGAGTGCCAAGTCCACTCGCTCTACCAAGAGCAACAAATCAAACCGTTCAGGTCGGTCCCTTCGCTCCGAGCACCGCCGAGTTATGCCGGAAGAGATTGACGAACTACTTCGTGATCCGGAAGTACAGGCCGACTTGATGTCCATTGGTTGA